Proteins encoded by one window of Brienomyrus brachyistius isolate T26 chromosome 1, BBRACH_0.4, whole genome shotgun sequence:
- the serp2 gene encoding stress-associated endoplasmic reticulum protein 2 yields MVAKQRIRMANEKHSKNITQRGNVAKTLRPQEEKYPVGPWLLALFVFVVCGSAIFQIIQSIRMGM; encoded by the exons ATGGTAGCAAAGCAAAGGATCCGAATGGCAAACGAGAAACATAGCAAAAACATCACGCAGAGAGGCAACGTTGCAAAGACACTG AGACCGCAGGAAGAGAAATACCCAGTAGGACCATGGCTTCTGgctctgtttgtgtttgttgtcTGTGGATCAG CCATCTTTCAGATCATTCAAAGTATCAGGATGGGCATGTGA
- the LOC125738520 gene encoding TSC22 domain family protein 1-like isoform X3, translated as MNTPCYPVAMDLGVCQLRNFSISFLSSLLGTESSPLSLDNSSSGASVVAIDNKIEQAMDLVKSHLMYAVREEVEVLKEQIKELIERNSQLEQENNLLKNLASPEQLAQFQAQVQSSSSPPSAQQPGAATQQAAPSAQPASQSSGGSA; from the exons ATGAATACTCCATGTTATCCAGTGGCGATGGATCTTGGTGTTTGCCAGCTAAGAAATTTTTCGATATCATTCCTGTCATCGTTGCTGGGCACAGAGAGTTCGCCTCTCAGTCTTGATAATAG ctCCTCCGGCGCTAGTGTGGTGGCCATCGACAACAAAATAGAGCAAGCAATG GACCTAGTGAAGAGTCATTTGATGTATGCCGTTCGGGAGGAAGTGGAGGTTTTAAAGGAGCAGATAAAAGAACTGATCGAAAGGAACTCGCAGCTGGAGCAGGAGAACAACCTGCTGAAGAACCTGGCCAGTCCCGAGCAGCTCGCACAGTTCCAGGCGCAGGTGCAGAGCAGTTCGTCCCCGCCCTCCGCGCAGCAGCCTGGGGCAGCCACACAGCAGGCCGCGCCGTCGGCACAGCCAGCCTCACAGAGCTCCGGAGGGTCGGCGTag
- the LOC125738520 gene encoding TSC22 domain family protein 1-like isoform X5, giving the protein MDLVKSHLMYAVREEVEVLKEQIKELIERNSQLEQENNLLKNLASPEQLAQFQAQVQSSSSPPSAQQPGAATQQAAPSAQPASQSSGGSA; this is encoded by the exons ATG GACCTAGTGAAGAGTCATTTGATGTATGCCGTTCGGGAGGAAGTGGAGGTTTTAAAGGAGCAGATAAAAGAACTGATCGAAAGGAACTCGCAGCTGGAGCAGGAGAACAACCTGCTGAAGAACCTGGCCAGTCCCGAGCAGCTCGCACAGTTCCAGGCGCAGGTGCAGAGCAGTTCGTCCCCGCCCTCCGCGCAGCAGCCTGGGGCAGCCACACAGCAGGCCGCGCCGTCGGCACAGCCAGCCTCACAGAGCTCCGGAGGGTCGGCGTag
- the LOC125738520 gene encoding TSC22 domain family protein 1-like isoform X4, protein MRETVIRVQGPDEMAVKLLFWELEQHLKSSSGASVVAIDNKIEQAMDLVKSHLMYAVREEVEVLKEQIKELIERNSQLEQENNLLKNLASPEQLAQFQAQVQSSSSPPSAQQPGAATQQAAPSAQPASQSSGGSA, encoded by the exons ATGAGAGAAACAGTGATCCGAGTGCAGGGCCCGGATGAGATGGCTGTGAAGCTATTGTTCTGGGAACTGGAACAGCATTTGAAGAG ctCCTCCGGCGCTAGTGTGGTGGCCATCGACAACAAAATAGAGCAAGCAATG GACCTAGTGAAGAGTCATTTGATGTATGCCGTTCGGGAGGAAGTGGAGGTTTTAAAGGAGCAGATAAAAGAACTGATCGAAAGGAACTCGCAGCTGGAGCAGGAGAACAACCTGCTGAAGAACCTGGCCAGTCCCGAGCAGCTCGCACAGTTCCAGGCGCAGGTGCAGAGCAGTTCGTCCCCGCCCTCCGCGCAGCAGCCTGGGGCAGCCACACAGCAGGCCGCGCCGTCGGCACAGCCAGCCTCACAGAGCTCCGGAGGGTCGGCGTag